From one Raphanus sativus cultivar WK10039 unplaced genomic scaffold, ASM80110v3 Scaffold2527, whole genome shotgun sequence genomic stretch:
- the LOC130505719 gene encoding LOW QUALITY PROTEIN: two-pore potassium channel 3-like (The sequence of the model RefSeq protein was modified relative to this genomic sequence to represent the inferred CDS: inserted 1 base in 1 codon), with translation MADGNNNKDNIDPLLQYMTIPRMREPPPILFPVPEEGGEVAIPMPMTPKEFKDRLIFGPFSRSPRDSSQYFDSLSQKHSPSSSTTATAATATAATAPRAETFSDASSADPLLPPPPQQPEPWSHGHGHALHRSKTAPAMAVINDHNHHPTPHQKDLDSSRSVVRQAFALLVVYLXLGVLIYWLNRDHYVVNQTHPVVDGLYFCIVTMCTIGYGDITPNSVVTKLFSIMFVLVGFGFIDILLSGMVSYVLDLQESYMLDSAKRRDEPDHKRRSYIIDVKKGRMRIRLKVALALGVVVLCIAVGVGIMHFIEGIDWLDSFYLSVMSVTTVGYGDRAFKTLPGRLFAAVWLLVSTLAVARAFLYLAEARVDKRNRERAKKVLREAMSVSQFFAADIDNNGCVSKAEYVIYKLKEMEKITDKDITPISKQFDKLDRCSNGKITLGDLLESSSGD, from the exons atgGCAGACGGTAATAACAACAAGGACAACATAGACCCACTGCTCCAATACATGACCATCCCTAGAATGAGAGAACCGCCTCCAATTCTCTTCCCCGTCCCTGAAGAAGGCGGCGAAGTCGCTATTCCCATGCCGATGACACCGAAGGAGTTCAAAGACCGTTTAATCTTCGGACCCTTCTCACGCTCTCCCCGAGACTCCTCTCAGTACTTCGACTCTCTCTCTCAGAAACACTCCCCGTCTTCTTCCACCACCGCCACCGCCGCCACCGCCACCGCCGCCACCGCGCCGCGCGCAGAAACATTCTCCGACGCCTCATCCGCCGACCCTCTCCTCCCTCCACCGCCGCAACAACCGGAGCCATGGTCTCACGGCCACGGCCACGCGCTCCACCGCTCCAAAACCGCGCCGGCGATGGCCGTGATCAACGATCACAACCACCACCCGACGCCTCACCAGAAGGATCTCGACTCGTCCCGCTCCGTCGTGAGACAGGCCTTCGCTCTCCTCGTCGTATACC TCCTAGGCGTCCTCATCTACTGGCTCAACCGCGATCACTACGTGGTGAACCAGACCCACCCCGTCGTCGACGGGTTGTACTTTTGCATCGTCACCATGTGCACCATCGGTTACGGAGACATCACTCCCAACAGCGTCGTCACGAAGCTGTTCTCGATCATGTTCGTCCTCGTAGGGTTTGGTTTCATCGATATTTTGCTCAGCGGGATGGTCTCGTACGTCCTCGACCTCCAAGAGAGCTACATGTTGGACTCGGCTAAGCGGAGAGACGAGCCGGATCATAAAAGGAGGTCGTATATAATCGACGTGAAGAAAGGGAGGATGAGGATTAGGTTGAAAGTTGCGTTGGCGTTAGGAGTTGTGGTTCTATGCATCGCTGTTGGTGTTGGGATCATGCATTTTATCGAAGGGATCGATTGGTTGGATTCGTTTTATCTCTCGGTTATGTCGGTTACTACCGTTGGGTATGGAGACAGGGCGTTTAAGACGTTGCCCGGCAGGCTTTTCGCTGCGGTGTGGCTGCTTGTCTCTACGTTAGCCGTGGCTCGGGCTTTTCTGTATTTGGCTGAGGCGAGAGTTGATAAGAGGAATAGGGAACGGGCAAAGAAAGTGCTGCGTGAGGCTATGTCTGTGTCTCAGTTCTTTGCTGCGGATATTGATAACAATGGCTGTGTGAG tAAAGCGGAGTATGTGATTTATAAATTGAAGGAGATGGAGAAAATAACGGATAAAGACATAACTCCAATCTCAAAACAGTTTGACAAACTCGACCGATGCAGCAATGGGAAAATTACTCTTGGAGATCTCTTGGAAAGTAGCAGTGGCGATTGA